TGTCGCCAAAAAACTCCAGGCGCACGGGCTTGGCATAGCCAGCGGGAAAAATATCAAGAATATCGCCCCGGCGCGCCATTTCTCCGGGCCGGGTGACCATGGCCACGCGCTCGTAGCCCCATTCCACGGCCTGATCGAGCAGCAGTTCGGGCGCGTAATCGCTGCCCTTGCGCAGGTCAAGGTTGCGTGAGGCGAAGAAATTGAGGGGGACATGGCGCAGCAATAGGCTTTCAACGCTGCACACCAGGCAGCGTGGCTGCCCGAGGCCAAGCCCATACAGGGCGGCCAGGCGCGCCGCCCACGAAACTCTGTCCTGCCGCTGGCTCAAGGCGGGCAGGGCCAGGCAGGGGCTGCGCCACAGGGGTTCGGACAGGGGCTTTTCGCCAAAGGAAAGTTCCGGGGTAAAGAGCGTCAGCAGTGCGCGGGCAAGCGTATACTCTTCACGTTCGCGGGCCACCAGAACCACTGTGCGCCCACGGGCCATGGCCTCAACGGCGAGACGACAGCGCGTGGCCATGCCGCTGCGCTCGATATATATCTGATTTTCCTGACTTGTCAGTACTGCGTTAAAACTGTCCATTAACCCGTTCCATTGACCTGACCGTTGTTTTTGCACGGCCAGGGCGCGCGCGAACGATCCGCACAAAGTTTTATATGACGCGTGGTTATGAAACCCGAAAAAGAGGGCCGTCACAAAGTGACAAGGGGGCGGCCCTAAAGCCGCCCCCGGTCAACCGCATCTGTTTGCTTGCTAATGCGTGCCGCAGCCGCCGCCGCAGCCGGAGCAACCGCCCTCGCTCTGAGGCAGGGGCACGTTGGGCTCCACCATAAAGCCCATGGGGGTGAGGTCGATTTTCACGCCTTCCACCTGGGCCAGCAGATCCTTGTTGATGCAGAAGGTGAAGCCGCCCTGATCCTCGCTCTGGTCCTCATCTGTGGTGGCGTCGAGTGCCAGCGCAAGGCGCGGGCCGCTGCAACCGCCGGGGGCAAGGTAAATGCGAATGTCGCTTTTGTCCTTGCCTTCAAAGTAGGCTGCCAATTCTTTTTGAGCGCTTTCGGTAAGTTCGAGCATGGTTCCTCCATGATTTTTTCGGGTAGTATATATTCCGAAAAACAGGCTGAGATGCTTCATCGGCTGACGGGGAACCAGGCCCGTTTGGTTAGTGGCTTCCGCAGCTTGAGCAGCTGCTGCAACCATCGCCTTCTGAAGCAAAGGGCACGTCGGGGGTGAGCGTGAATCCCATATAGGTTAAATCAACGGAAACTCCCTTCACTTCATCCAGCAAAGACTTGCTCATGCAGAAGGTGTACCCAGCCTGTTTCTCGGTTGCATCCTGGTCATTCGGCTCGTCCAGAGCCAGAGCGAGGCGCGGGCCGCCTCAACCAGCCGAGAGGTAAATCCGAATCGGATCCTTTTTCTTGTCCGCGAAGAAGGTATCAAGCTCCTTGCGGGCAGTGTCGGTCAACTGAATCATGATGTCCTCCATATTTCTGGTGCCCATAGTAACTAAGGCCATGCTTCTGGCTTGTCAATTGTCGGGGGACTTTTCTTCAATCACAAAAAGCGGTAGGGTTTTGCCAGGCAGATGCCACGGGAGGAAACATGAACACAACCCTGCTGCTCGAGCAGCACGAAATGGCGCGCATGCTGGAACGCCTGGCGTCCCAGATTATGGAGCGCCACGCCAAGTGCGACCATGTCATGCTGGTGGGTATCGAACGGCGCGGCGCTGATATCGCCCGCCGCCTGTCCGCCCTGCTTGAGGAGCGCCTTGGGCATCCCGTGCTGCTGGGCACGCTGGACATAAACCTCTACCGTGACGACTGGACAAGCCTCGAAGGCAAACCCCACATCGGGCAGTCGCGCATACCGGCCAGCGTTGACGGGCGCGTCATTATTCTTGTTGATGACGTGCTGTACACCGGGCGCACCATACGTGCCGCCCTGGAAGCCCTGCTGGACTACGGACGCCCCATGGCTGTGGAATTGCTGGCCTTCATTGACAGGGGACACCGCGAGCTGCCCATTCACGCGGATTATGTGGGCCGCATGGTCAATACCAGCCGCCAGGAGCGCGTTGACGTGCTGCTGGCTGAACGGGACGGACAGGACGCCGTACACCTGACGGCAAGTCCCGTATAGTATGTGATGGCGACAGGCGGCCCGGCAAAAACGCCCCGCCTGCACGAATCATCCGGTCGCCGCGTGCGGCCTTCATCCTCCCCCCCCACGGATACAGTCCGTGCGGCGAAAATCAAGGAGCGCACATGCTCACGCGCAAGACCTGACGCAATCCCGGCAGCTTCACGGTGTGGAGTGTATGCGGGCGGCGGCGCGTTTTGCGGCAAGGAGCATGACGCGGCAAACCTGAGCACGAGGTAATCCTCCGTCCGCGTTCTGTCGGCCGTTATGGCCGTCAACGCAACGGGCGCAAGCCCATAAACAGGAGCAGGAGGATACCGATGAAACAATATTTCAACATCCTTTCCACCACTACGGGCATAGTTGTAGTGGGCCTCATCTTCGGCGTTTTGGCCGTATTGCTGCAACAGGCGGGCAATCCGGGCAATATGGGTATCTGCGTA
This DNA window, taken from Desulfovibrio sp. 86, encodes the following:
- a CDS encoding IscA/HesB family protein, encoding MLELTESAQKELAAYFEGKDKSDIRIYLAPGGCSGPRLALALDATTDEDQSEDQGGFTFCINKDLLAQVEGVKIDLTPMGFMVEPNVPLPQSEGGCSGCGGGCGTH
- the pyrR gene encoding bifunctional pyr operon transcriptional regulator/uracil phosphoribosyltransferase PyrR, translating into MNTTLLLEQHEMARMLERLASQIMERHAKCDHVMLVGIERRGADIARRLSALLEERLGHPVLLGTLDINLYRDDWTSLEGKPHIGQSRIPASVDGRVIILVDDVLYTGRTIRAALEALLDYGRPMAVELLAFIDRGHRELPIHADYVGRMVNTSRQERVDVLLAERDGQDAVHLTASPV
- a CDS encoding IscA/HesB family protein; translated protein: MIQLTDTARKELDTFFADKKKDPIRIYLSAGUGGPRLALALDEPNDQDATEKQAGYTFCMSKSLLDEVKGVSVDLTYMGFTLTPDVPFASEGDGCSSCSSCGSH